Proteins encoded within one genomic window of Streptomyces sp. NBC_01314:
- the groES gene encoding co-chaperone GroES: protein MTTTSSKVAIKPLEDRIVVQPLDAEQTTASGLVIPDTAKEKPQEGVVLAVGPGRFENGERLPLDVKTGDIVLYSKYGGTEVKYNGEEYLVLSARDVLAIIEK from the coding sequence GTGACGACCACCAGCTCCAAGGTTGCCATCAAGCCGCTCGAGGACCGCATTGTGGTCCAGCCGCTCGACGCCGAGCAGACCACCGCCTCTGGCCTGGTCATCCCGGACACCGCCAAGGAGAAGCCCCAGGAGGGCGTCGTCCTGGCCGTGGGCCCGGGCCGCTTCGAGAACGGCGAGCGCCTGCCGCTCGACGTCAAGACCGGCGACATCGTGCTGTACAGCAAGTACGGCGGCACCGAAGTGAAGTACAACGGCGAGGAGTACCTCGTCCTCTCGGCTCGCGACGTCCTCGCGATCATCGAGAAGTAA
- a CDS encoding polysaccharide deacetylase family protein — MAALAALAALAVLPVAGCAPDHPERARPADGTARALPPPPHRRWGLATPLAPAPDRPDRPSKPRASGPGLPPVVDRVPTRDKVVFLTYDDGAEKDPRFVDMVRELRLPVSMFLTDSVVGPGYGHFARLRAVGATVQNHTLDHTALRGLPYAGQRAEICGQQNKLKRLFGVRPTLFRPPYGVYDTATLRAAADCGITAVVLWRASIQINDLRYAVGDRLRPGDIVLAQFRGPDQLKGSTLTEMTTRLLRRIQEQGLTVGRLEDYL; from the coding sequence CTGGCCGCCCTCGCCGCTCTCGCGGCCCTCGCCGTGCTGCCCGTCGCCGGATGCGCCCCCGATCACCCCGAGCGGGCCCGCCCCGCCGACGGCACCGCCCGCGCCCTCCCCCCGCCCCCACACCGCCGCTGGGGCCTCGCCACCCCCCTCGCCCCCGCGCCCGATCGTCCCGACAGGCCGTCGAAGCCCCGCGCGTCCGGGCCCGGACTGCCGCCCGTCGTCGACCGCGTTCCGACCCGGGACAAGGTGGTCTTCCTGACGTACGACGACGGGGCCGAGAAGGACCCGAGGTTCGTCGACATGGTGCGTGAGCTGCGGCTGCCGGTGAGCATGTTCCTGACGGACAGTGTCGTGGGGCCGGGATACGGCCACTTCGCGCGGCTGCGGGCCGTCGGCGCGACCGTGCAGAACCACACGCTCGACCACACCGCCCTGCGCGGCCTGCCGTACGCCGGACAGCGCGCCGAGATCTGCGGCCAGCAGAACAAGCTGAAGCGGCTCTTCGGCGTCCGGCCGACCCTCTTCCGCCCGCCCTACGGCGTCTACGACACCGCCACGCTCCGCGCCGCCGCCGACTGCGGCATCACGGCCGTCGTCCTGTGGCGCGCGTCCATACAGATCAACGACCTCCGCTACGCCGTCGGCGACCGCCTCCGCCCCGGCGACATCGTCCTGGCCCAGTTCCGGGGCCCGGACCAGCTGAAGGGCTCCACACTCACGGAGATGACGACGCGGCTGCTGCGCCGGATCCAGGAGCAGGGCCTGACGGTGGGCCGCCTGGAGGACTATCTCTGA
- a CDS encoding polysaccharide deacetylase family protein, which yields MRLVRQNDGKSAKRASFWRGSGGVRCGVAVLAAAVIVSGCAGGGAEEASERGSEERRGTEEPVHGQEGGQRLLDAPGARALDAYAGNLRRAHAARVAAAKRWGLAEVPLLAPAPPEEKPVLRTRKGFEVDRHEQDGLPPVFTTVPTRHKVVFLTIDDGAEKDPAFLRMTSELKIPYTAFLSDYLVKEDYGYFARMRDRGVVLNNHTLHHRHLPALSYAAQKHEICGMQDVIEKRYGKRPTLFRPPYGSYDRDTLRAAKACGVKAVPLWNEEVFVDRWDYREGDRELRPGDIVLSHFRGESDWNGSMPDMVRRFLNLATAEGYAVARLEDYL from the coding sequence ATGCGACTCGTACGACAAAATGATGGAAAGAGTGCGAAGCGGGCGAGTTTCTGGAGAGGGAGCGGCGGTGTCCGGTGCGGCGTCGCCGTGCTCGCCGCCGCGGTCATCGTGTCCGGGTGTGCTGGGGGTGGCGCCGAGGAGGCGTCGGAGAGGGGATCCGAAGAGCGGCGGGGCACCGAGGAGCCGGTCCACGGCCAGGAAGGCGGTCAGCGGCTCCTCGACGCGCCCGGCGCCCGTGCCCTCGACGCGTACGCCGGGAACCTGCGCCGGGCGCACGCCGCGCGGGTCGCCGCCGCGAAGCGCTGGGGGCTGGCCGAGGTGCCGCTGCTCGCGCCCGCGCCTCCGGAGGAGAAGCCGGTGCTCAGGACGCGTAAGGGATTCGAGGTCGACCGCCACGAGCAGGACGGACTCCCCCCGGTCTTCACGACCGTCCCCACCCGCCACAAGGTGGTCTTCCTCACCATCGACGACGGCGCCGAGAAGGACCCCGCGTTCCTGCGGATGACGAGCGAGCTGAAGATCCCGTACACCGCCTTCCTCAGCGACTACCTGGTCAAGGAGGACTACGGCTACTTCGCTCGGATGCGGGACCGTGGCGTGGTCCTCAACAACCACACCCTCCACCACCGCCACCTGCCCGCGCTCTCCTACGCCGCCCAGAAGCACGAGATCTGCGGCATGCAGGACGTGATCGAGAAGCGGTACGGCAAGCGGCCCACGCTCTTCCGGCCGCCGTACGGGAGTTACGACCGGGACACCCTCCGCGCCGCCAAGGCCTGCGGCGTCAAGGCCGTCCCCCTCTGGAACGAGGAGGTCTTCGTCGACCGCTGGGACTACCGCGAAGGGGACCGCGAACTCCGCCCCGGCGACATCGTCCTCAGCCACTTCCGGGGCGAGTCCGACTGGAACGGCTCCATGCCCGACATGGTCCGCCGCTTCCTGAACCTGGCCACCGCCGAGGGCTACGCGGTGGCGAGGCTGGAGGACTACCTGTGA
- a CDS encoding methyltransferase domain-containing protein, producing MNALDPDVFLAPLLTPEGRALLDEVRDTEPARELAVATRLRRDHPAALVSAALAQARLRQRAAAKFGAADAGRMFFTPNGVEQSTRTTVATYRAECFRAMGVRSVADLCCGIGGDAVAMARAGIRVLAVDHDPLTAAVARANADALGLAELIEVREADVTEVDTAGYDAVFVDPARRSSGRGRIFDPEAYSPPLSWAVSAALKAPLGALKIAPGIPHEAIPPAAEAEWISDGGDVKEAVLWFRENGTPGARSAMLLPAEAGIRATPDTMLPDPPVRPVGRYLYEPDGAVIRAHLVAEVAEDLEGALIDPTIAYITADEHHVTPYATAYEITDRLPFGVKKLKALLREREVGILTVKKRGSAVEPEELRRKVKPQGRNSATVFLTRVAGAPTMLIGHPV from the coding sequence GTGAACGCCCTGGACCCCGACGTCTTCCTCGCCCCTCTGCTCACCCCCGAGGGCCGCGCCCTCCTCGACGAGGTGCGCGACACCGAACCGGCGCGGGAACTGGCCGTGGCGACCCGGCTGCGCCGCGACCACCCGGCGGCCCTCGTGTCGGCGGCCCTGGCCCAGGCGCGGCTGCGCCAGCGGGCGGCGGCGAAGTTCGGCGCGGCGGACGCGGGGCGGATGTTCTTCACGCCGAACGGCGTCGAACAGTCGACCAGGACGACCGTGGCGACCTACCGGGCCGAGTGCTTCCGGGCGATGGGCGTGCGGTCGGTCGCCGATCTGTGCTGCGGGATCGGCGGGGACGCGGTCGCGATGGCGCGCGCCGGGATCCGCGTGCTGGCCGTCGACCACGACCCGCTGACGGCGGCGGTGGCCCGCGCCAACGCCGACGCGCTCGGCCTCGCCGAGCTGATCGAGGTGCGCGAGGCGGATGTGACCGAGGTGGACACGGCCGGGTACGACGCCGTGTTCGTCGACCCGGCCCGGCGGTCCTCCGGGCGCGGCCGGATCTTCGACCCGGAGGCCTACTCCCCGCCCCTGTCCTGGGCGGTGTCGGCCGCGCTGAAGGCCCCCCTCGGCGCGCTGAAGATCGCGCCAGGCATCCCGCACGAGGCGATCCCCCCGGCGGCCGAGGCCGAGTGGATCTCGGACGGCGGGGACGTGAAGGAGGCCGTGCTGTGGTTCCGCGAGAACGGGACACCGGGGGCACGGAGCGCGATGCTGCTGCCCGCGGAGGCCGGCATCCGGGCCACCCCCGACACCATGCTGCCCGACCCGCCGGTCCGCCCGGTCGGCCGGTATCTGTACGAGCCCGACGGCGCCGTCATCCGCGCCCACCTGGTCGCCGAGGTCGCCGAGGACCTGGAGGGCGCTCTGATCGACCCCACGATCGCCTACATCACCGCCGACGAACACCACGTCACCCCGTACGCCACCGCCTACGAGATCACCGACCGGCTCCCCTTCGGCGTCAAGAAGCTGAAGGCCCTGCTCCGGGAACGCGAGGTCGGCATCCTGACCGTGAAGAAGCGGGGGTCCGCCGTCGAGCCGGAGGAACTGCGCAGGAAGGTCAAGCCTCAGGGCCGCAACTCGGCGACGGTCTTCCTGACCCGCGTCGCGGGAGCCCCGACGATGCTGATCGGGCACCCGGTCTAG
- a CDS encoding RNA polymerase sigma factor yields the protein MTPQPTPASDPAPAADPAPDSGTAIATGTATDSGTAIETVFRMESPRLIAGVARIVRDVGIAEELAQDALVAALEQWPRDGVPDNPGAWLTATAKHRAIDLVRRRERYARKLAEVGRDLEAAGPYLDQPSDPDDIDDDLLRLVFTACHPVLSAEARIALTLRLLGGLTTPEIARAFLAPETTIAQRVVRAKRTLATRNVAFEVPYGPDREARLDSVLEVIYLVFNEGYAATAGDDLLRPALCEDALRLGRVLAQLMPKEPEVHGLVALLELQGSRAAARTGPTGEPVLLKDQDRRRWNRLLVARGFTALGRATACATGAPGPYALQAAIAACHAQAYAYEETDWPKIATLYALLAARAPSPVVELNRAVAVSMAEGPGPALEIVDGLAAEPALRDYHLLPSVRGDLLRRLGRTQEARAEFVRAAGLARNERERALLLARAEEGE from the coding sequence GTGACCCCACAGCCCACCCCGGCATCAGATCCCGCTCCCGCAGCAGACCCCGCACCCGACTCGGGCACGGCCATCGCAACCGGTACGGCCACCGACTCCGGCACGGCCATCGAAACAGTCTTCCGCATGGAGTCGCCCCGGCTCATCGCCGGGGTCGCGCGGATCGTGCGGGACGTCGGGATCGCCGAGGAGCTGGCTCAGGACGCGCTGGTGGCGGCGCTGGAGCAGTGGCCGAGGGACGGGGTGCCGGACAACCCGGGCGCCTGGCTGACGGCCACGGCCAAGCACCGGGCGATCGACCTCGTGCGCCGCCGGGAGCGGTACGCGCGCAAGCTCGCGGAGGTGGGCCGGGATCTGGAGGCGGCGGGGCCGTATCTCGATCAGCCGTCCGACCCGGACGACATCGACGACGACCTGCTCCGCCTCGTCTTCACGGCCTGCCACCCCGTGCTCTCCGCCGAGGCCCGCATCGCCCTCACCCTCCGCCTCCTCGGCGGCCTGACCACGCCCGAGATCGCCCGCGCCTTCCTGGCCCCCGAGACGACGATCGCCCAGCGCGTCGTCCGTGCCAAGCGCACGCTCGCGACGAGGAACGTCGCCTTCGAGGTGCCGTACGGCCCCGACCGCGAGGCCCGCCTCGACTCCGTCCTCGAGGTCATCTACCTGGTCTTCAACGAGGGGTACGCGGCCACCGCCGGCGACGACCTGCTGCGCCCCGCCCTGTGCGAGGACGCGCTCCGACTGGGGCGCGTGCTGGCCCAGTTGATGCCCAAGGAACCCGAGGTGCACGGCCTGGTGGCCCTGTTGGAGCTCCAGGGGTCACGGGCCGCCGCCCGCACGGGCCCGACCGGCGAACCGGTCCTGCTGAAGGACCAGGACCGCCGCCGCTGGAACCGCCTCCTCGTCGCCCGGGGCTTCACCGCCCTCGGCCGCGCCACCGCCTGCGCGACGGGCGCCCCGGGCCCGTACGCCCTCCAGGCCGCCATCGCCGCCTGCCACGCACAGGCGTACGCCTATGAGGAGACGGACTGGCCGAAGATCGCCACCCTGTACGCCCTGCTGGCCGCCCGAGCCCCGTCCCCCGTGGTGGAGCTGAACCGCGCGGTCGCCGTCTCCATGGCCGAGGGTCCGGGCCCCGCCCTGGAGATCGTGGACGGCCTCGCCGCCGAACCCGCCCTCCGCGACTACCACTTGCTGCCCAGCGTGCGGGGGGATCTGCTGCGCCGGTTGGGCCGTACGCAGGAGGCCCGCGCCGAGTTCGTACGGGCGGCCGGGCTGGCGCGGAACGAGCGGGAGCGGGCGTTGCTGCTGGCGAGGGCGGAGGAGGGGGAGTGA
- a CDS encoding YciI family protein has translation MPRYLSMVRIDETTAPAEGPSPELMQRMGDLIEEMTKAGVLLDTAGLTPTAQGTRVHWEGGKISVTDGPFTESKEVVGGYAIVQAKDMAEAIEWTKRFLKVHEEHWTVTCEVREIMEG, from the coding sequence ATGCCGCGCTATCTGTCGATGGTCCGGATCGACGAGACGACCGCGCCCGCCGAGGGCCCGAGCCCCGAGCTGATGCAGCGGATGGGGGATCTGATCGAGGAGATGACGAAGGCCGGGGTGCTGCTGGACACCGCCGGGCTGACGCCGACCGCGCAGGGCACGCGGGTGCACTGGGAAGGCGGGAAGATCTCCGTCACCGACGGGCCGTTCACCGAGTCCAAGGAGGTCGTGGGCGGGTACGCCATCGTCCAGGCCAAGGACATGGCCGAGGCGATCGAGTGGACCAAGCGGTTCCTGAAGGTGCACGAGGAGCACTGGACGGTGACGTGCGAGGTGCGGGAGATCATGGAGGGCTGA
- a CDS encoding LCP family protein, with product MRVTGEGNACGDDNGGAGRRRRLKIAGFALAGVLVLGASGAGWAFWRLNDNIKSVDINSALGDNRPAKIQATASPEASATAEILPSGALNILVLGSDSRSGKENAELGGGGEDSGARSDTAMVVHIDEGRTEATVVSIPRDTLVTRPSCPLESGGSTTVAYNVMFNSAYAVGGPICAVKTVESMTDVRMDHYVEIDFSGFAKLVDALGGVTVTVDEDIDDDDSHLKLEAGTHHLDGEQALALSRTRHGIGDGSDLGRIGLQQKLVKALLDQISSTDLLTDPAQLYKAADAVTGSLTTDTGLDSLTELMRLGRSLKGLSSDGTKTVMMPVGTAPYDSNRVVADEPEASELWESLK from the coding sequence ATTCGTGTGACTGGTGAAGGAAACGCGTGCGGGGACGACAACGGGGGCGCGGGCAGACGGCGGCGGCTGAAAATCGCCGGGTTCGCGCTCGCCGGCGTCCTCGTACTCGGGGCGAGCGGGGCGGGCTGGGCGTTCTGGCGGCTGAACGACAACATCAAGAGCGTCGACATCAACAGCGCGCTCGGTGACAACCGCCCCGCGAAGATCCAGGCGACGGCGTCGCCCGAGGCGTCGGCCACCGCCGAAATCCTGCCGAGCGGCGCGCTGAACATCCTCGTCCTCGGCTCCGACTCCCGCAGTGGCAAGGAGAACGCCGAACTGGGGGGCGGCGGTGAGGACTCGGGCGCCCGATCCGACACGGCGATGGTCGTCCACATCGACGAGGGCCGCACCGAGGCGACGGTCGTCAGCATCCCCCGCGACACCCTGGTCACCCGCCCGTCCTGCCCGCTGGAGTCGGGCGGTTCGACGACGGTGGCGTACAACGTGATGTTCAACAGCGCGTACGCGGTCGGCGGCCCGATCTGCGCGGTCAAGACCGTCGAGTCGATGACGGACGTCCGCATGGACCACTACGTCGAGATCGACTTCTCCGGCTTCGCGAAGCTCGTCGACGCGCTCGGCGGTGTCACGGTCACGGTGGACGAGGACATCGACGACGACGATTCGCACCTGAAGCTGGAGGCCGGCACCCACCACCTCGACGGCGAGCAGGCCCTGGCCCTGTCCCGCACCCGCCACGGCATCGGCGACGGCAGCGACCTCGGCCGCATCGGCCTCCAGCAGAAGCTGGTGAAGGCCCTGCTGGACCAGATCTCCTCGACCGACCTCCTCACCGACCCCGCCCAGCTCTACAAGGCCGCCGACGCGGTCACCGGCAGCCTGACGACGGACACCGGCCTCGACTCCCTGACCGAACTGATGAGGCTGGGCCGGAGCCTGAAGGGCCTGTCCTCGGACGGCACGAAGACCGTGATGATGCCGGTGGGCACGGCCCCCTACGACAGCAACCGGGTGGTGGCGGACGAGCCGGAGGCGAGCGAGCTGTGGGAGTCGCTGAAGTAG
- a CDS encoding endo-1,4-beta-xylanase: protein MRTSRSPLRSRLARLFTGVAALAALLVAAPAAHAADPPLRDLAAAKGKGIGTAVTGSKLTGTYGEIAGREFNWLTPGNAMKWGSVEPTRGTFNWTEADQIVDFAEAHDQDVRGHTLVWHSQNPSWLANGTWTPAQLSQLMNDHIALEVGRYKGRLAAWDVVNEPFNEDGTYRQTLWYNGLGADYIAQALTAARAADPAAKLYINDYNVEGVNAKSTALYNLVRDLKARGVPIDGVGLQAHLILGQVPSTLQQNIQRFADLGVDVAITELDIRMQLPATEAKLAQQRTEYDAVVKACVAVTRCTAVTVWGFTDSDSWIPDTFPGQGAATPYDENYAPKPAYHGIVTALGGTVTEPPVPAGCSAVYSVASQWNTGFTGNVTIRCAAGSSLSSWRVGWTFGAGQQVGQAWNATCTQTGTTVSCANASWNGGVSSGGSVSFGFNGTWSGSNPVPNVTMG, encoded by the coding sequence ATGAGAACCTCCAGATCCCCCCTGCGTTCACGTCTCGCTCGCCTGTTCACCGGCGTGGCCGCCCTCGCCGCCCTGCTCGTCGCCGCCCCCGCCGCCCATGCGGCCGACCCGCCCCTGCGTGACCTCGCCGCCGCCAAGGGCAAGGGCATCGGCACCGCGGTGACCGGCTCCAAGCTCACCGGCACCTACGGTGAGATCGCGGGCCGGGAGTTCAACTGGCTCACCCCCGGCAACGCCATGAAGTGGGGCTCCGTCGAGCCCACCCGCGGAACCTTCAACTGGACCGAGGCCGACCAGATCGTCGACTTCGCCGAGGCCCACGACCAGGACGTACGCGGACACACCCTGGTCTGGCACAGCCAGAACCCGAGCTGGCTGGCGAACGGCACGTGGACGCCGGCGCAGCTCAGTCAGCTGATGAACGACCACATCGCGCTCGAAGTCGGCCGCTACAAAGGCCGGTTGGCCGCCTGGGACGTCGTGAACGAACCCTTCAACGAGGACGGCACCTACCGCCAGACCCTCTGGTACAACGGCCTCGGCGCCGACTACATCGCTCAGGCGCTCACCGCCGCCCGCGCCGCCGACCCGGCCGCCAAGCTCTACATCAACGACTACAACGTCGAGGGCGTCAACGCCAAGAGCACGGCCCTCTACAACCTGGTCAGGGACCTGAAGGCACGCGGCGTCCCGATCGACGGGGTCGGCCTCCAGGCGCATCTGATCCTCGGTCAGGTCCCGTCCACCCTCCAGCAGAACATCCAGCGCTTCGCCGACCTGGGCGTGGACGTCGCCATCACGGAACTCGACATCCGGATGCAGCTTCCGGCCACCGAGGCCAAGCTGGCCCAGCAGCGCACCGAGTACGACGCCGTGGTGAAGGCCTGCGTGGCCGTGACCCGCTGCACCGCCGTCACCGTCTGGGGCTTCACCGACTCCGACTCCTGGATCCCGGACACCTTCCCGGGGCAGGGCGCGGCGACCCCGTACGACGAGAACTACGCACCGAAACCCGCCTACCACGGCATCGTGACTGCGCTCGGCGGCACGGTGACCGAGCCGCCGGTCCCGGCCGGCTGCTCGGCGGTGTACAGCGTCGCCAGCCAGTGGAACACCGGCTTCACCGGCAATGTGACGATCCGTTGTGCCGCCGGGTCCTCGCTCTCCTCCTGGCGGGTCGGCTGGACGTTCGGTGCCGGACAGCAGGTCGGCCAGGCCTGGAACGCGACCTGCACCCAGACCGGTACGACCGTCAGCTGTGCCAACGCCTCCTGGAACGGCGGCGTGTCGAGCGGTGGCTCGGTGAGCTTCGGCTTCAACGGCACCTGGAGCGGGAGCAATCCGGTCCCGAACGTGACGATGGGCTGA
- a CDS encoding LacI family DNA-binding transcriptional regulator, with the protein MKPAKPEETQTRARTPQSTQTATLAEIARQAGVSAPTVSKVLNGRADVAPATRTRVEDLLRAYGYRRRRAEATRSPLIDLVFHELESAWAMEVIRGVENTARQEGLSVVLSESAGRLTPGRTWADQVAARRPHGVVLVLSGLDESQRALLTSRSIPFVVMDPAGDPGDDVPSIGATNWQGGLAATRHLIELGHRRIGAISGPSRMMCSRARVDGYRAALETAGLPVDPGLLRAGDFHHETGYRLGLELLRRPDRPTAVFAGNDLQALGLYEAARELGLRIPEDLSVVGFDDLPVARWVGPPLTTVRQPLMEMAEAAARLVLDLGRQEGSSAATRVELATSLVVRSSTGAPPAAPL; encoded by the coding sequence ATGAAGCCCGCGAAGCCAGAGGAAACCCAGACAAGAGCGCGTACGCCGCAGTCCACGCAGACCGCGACGCTCGCCGAGATCGCCCGTCAGGCCGGCGTCTCGGCTCCGACTGTTTCGAAGGTGCTCAACGGCCGTGCGGACGTCGCACCCGCGACCCGCACCCGCGTCGAGGATCTGCTGCGCGCGTACGGCTACCGCCGCCGGCGCGCCGAGGCGACCCGCTCCCCCCTCATCGACCTGGTCTTCCACGAGCTGGAGAGCGCCTGGGCGATGGAGGTCATCCGGGGCGTCGAGAACACCGCGCGGCAGGAGGGCCTGAGCGTCGTCCTCTCCGAGAGCGCGGGCCGGCTCACCCCCGGCCGCACCTGGGCCGACCAGGTCGCCGCGCGCCGCCCGCACGGTGTCGTCCTCGTCCTGTCCGGGCTCGACGAGTCCCAGCGCGCGTTGCTGACCAGCAGGTCCATCCCGTTCGTGGTGATGGACCCGGCCGGCGACCCCGGCGACGACGTGCCCTCGATCGGTGCCACCAACTGGCAGGGCGGCCTGGCCGCCACCCGCCATCTGATCGAACTCGGCCACCGGCGCATCGGCGCCATCAGCGGGCCCTCGCGGATGATGTGCAGCCGCGCCCGGGTCGACGGCTACCGGGCCGCGCTGGAGACCGCCGGGCTGCCGGTCGACCCGGGCCTGCTCAGGGCGGGCGACTTCCACCACGAGACCGGCTACCGGCTGGGCCTGGAGCTGCTGCGCCGCCCCGACCGCCCCACGGCCGTCTTCGCCGGCAACGACCTCCAGGCGCTCGGCCTCTACGAGGCCGCCCGCGAACTGGGCCTGCGCATCCCGGAGGACCTGAGCGTGGTCGGCTTCGACGACCTGCCGGTGGCCCGCTGGGTGGGGCCGCCGCTGACGACCGTACGGCAGCCGCTGATGGAGATGGCCGAGGCGGCGGCCCGGCTGGTGCTCGACCTCGGACGCCAGGAGGGTTCCTCGGCGGCGACCAGGGTGGAGCTGGCGACGAGCCTGGTGGTGCGGAGCAGTACGGGGGCGCCGCCGGCCGCGCCACTCTAG
- a CDS encoding ABC transporter substrate-binding protein — protein MESSRGQVTGGGAGGRPFSRRWFLGAGSASLLTAGLGTGLTACGSGGGAGGGDGKTLTAFVYGDDAVKVQQAGVDRFNKSAAAKKAGGTIKLQKVPGSDYSPKLRTAMGSPSAPDVFFNWGGGSIKPYEEAGKLVDLTDIIEGDPVLKDGFLPSVLAAGDLKSRHYGIPMRGMQPVILFYNKAVFAEHKLQPPTTWDQLLDNNVKLKKAKITPFALGGSDVWPELMWLEYLVDRIGGPEVFKRIQDGDAEGWGDPTVLKAAELVKELIDDGAFGSKFTSVSYVNGGAPAVFARGKAAMHLMGSWEYSTQLGKFPDFAKADLGWAPFPTVEGGTGDVRNVVGNPTNYWSVNARTKNKDLAVGFLKDCASQAYAQALVDNGDVPTTSNAADLLTSAPNPEYAKFQYDMVQKAPAFTLSWDQALGDGLGTKMHTEIGKLFAGQSSPSDFVTACKGLK, from the coding sequence ATGGAGTCGAGTAGAGGTCAGGTCACCGGCGGCGGCGCGGGCGGCCGGCCGTTCAGCAGGCGCTGGTTCCTCGGCGCCGGTTCCGCCTCGTTGCTCACCGCGGGACTCGGCACCGGCCTCACCGCCTGCGGCTCCGGCGGCGGAGCGGGCGGCGGGGACGGCAAGACGCTCACCGCGTTCGTTTACGGCGACGACGCGGTGAAGGTCCAGCAGGCGGGCGTCGACCGGTTCAACAAGTCGGCCGCGGCGAAGAAGGCCGGCGGCACCATCAAGCTGCAGAAGGTCCCCGGCTCCGACTACTCCCCCAAGCTCCGCACGGCGATGGGCTCCCCCAGCGCCCCGGACGTCTTCTTCAACTGGGGCGGCGGCTCGATCAAGCCGTACGAGGAGGCGGGCAAGCTCGTCGACCTCACCGACATCATCGAGGGCGACCCGGTCCTGAAGGACGGCTTCCTGCCCTCGGTCCTCGCCGCCGGCGATCTCAAGAGCCGCCACTACGGCATCCCGATGCGCGGCATGCAGCCGGTGATCCTCTTCTACAACAAGGCCGTCTTCGCCGAGCACAAGCTGCAACCGCCCACCACCTGGGACCAGCTGCTCGACAACAACGTCAAGCTCAAGAAGGCGAAGATCACCCCCTTCGCCCTCGGCGGCTCCGACGTCTGGCCCGAGCTGATGTGGCTGGAGTACCTGGTCGACCGTATCGGCGGCCCCGAGGTCTTCAAGCGCATCCAGGACGGCGACGCCGAGGGCTGGGGCGACCCCACGGTCCTCAAGGCCGCCGAGCTGGTCAAGGAACTCATCGACGACGGCGCCTTCGGCTCCAAGTTCACCTCGGTGTCGTACGTCAACGGCGGCGCCCCCGCGGTCTTCGCGCGCGGCAAGGCCGCCATGCACCTGATGGGCTCCTGGGAGTACTCCACACAGCTCGGGAAATTCCCGGACTTCGCCAAGGCGGACCTGGGCTGGGCCCCCTTCCCGACCGTCGAGGGCGGCACGGGCGACGTTCGCAACGTCGTCGGCAACCCCACCAACTACTGGTCCGTCAACGCCCGCACGAAGAACAAGGACCTGGCGGTCGGCTTCCTGAAGGACTGCGCCTCCCAGGCGTACGCGCAGGCCCTGGTCGACAACGGCGACGTCCCGACCACCTCGAACGCGGCCGACCTCCTCACGTCCGCGCCCAACCCCGAGTACGCGAAGTTCCAGTACGACATGGTGCAGAAGGCCCCCGCGTTCACGCTCTCCTGGGACCAGGCGCTCGGCGACGGCCTCGGCACCAAGATGCACACGGAGATAGGCAAGCTGTTCGCGGGCCAGTCCTCGCCGAGCGACTTCGTGACGGCGTGCAAGGGCCTGAAATGA